Proteins from a genomic interval of Diaphorobacter sp. HDW4A:
- a CDS encoding ubiquinone biosynthesis protein UbiH: MTAFLHYALGFPTFIYGMLLLAMLLYWVIAIFGLIEVDALHHWTLFDGSHHMHGHGHGHHGAEDSIGALAGLLLKVGLGGVPLTVILTVLFLMSWLISYTLAHFVPMPDGWTLVNIVTGSGLFFAAGVLGFIATVIVLRPLRKVIAMVAPPEEARIVLGRTGLVRSAVVNATQGYGSVADGGGGLNVQMRSADRELPRGTEVVLIEHLTEHNAWRVVSKAEFEGLELPQRH; encoded by the coding sequence ATGACAGCGTTCTTGCACTACGCGCTGGGATTCCCGACATTCATCTACGGCATGCTGCTGCTGGCCATGCTGCTGTATTGGGTGATCGCCATTTTCGGTTTGATCGAGGTGGATGCACTGCATCACTGGACGCTGTTCGATGGCAGCCATCACATGCACGGCCATGGGCACGGACACCACGGTGCCGAAGACTCCATCGGCGCGCTAGCCGGCCTGTTGCTCAAGGTGGGGCTGGGCGGCGTTCCTCTTACCGTCATTCTCACGGTGCTGTTCCTCATGTCCTGGCTGATCAGCTACACGCTCGCGCATTTCGTGCCGATGCCCGATGGCTGGACGCTGGTGAACATCGTCACAGGAAGCGGTCTGTTCTTTGCGGCTGGTGTGCTGGGCTTCATCGCCACTGTCATCGTTCTCAGGCCCCTTCGCAAGGTGATCGCGATGGTCGCGCCGCCGGAAGAAGCCAGGATTGTTCTGGGCCGCACGGGCCTCGTGCGCAGCGCTGTGGTCAACGCGACGCAGGGCTACGGCAGCGTGGCGGACGGCGGCGGCGGGCTCAACGTGCAGATGCGATCTGCCGACCGTGAACTGCCGCGCGGCACGGAAGTCGTGCTCATCGAGCACCTGACCGAACACAACGCGTGGCGCGTGGTGAGCAAGGCCGAATTCGAAGGCCTTGAATTGCCGCAGCGCCACTGA